From the genome of Phycicoccus duodecadis:
TGCTGCTCAAGGGGCCGAGGATCCGATCCCAGTGGCGCTTCACCAGCAGGGAGTCGGTCGACGTGCCGGGCATGTGCCAGTGCACCTCGGCGCCGGAGACCACGAGGGTGTCGAACTCGTTCGAGAGGGCCTGGAGTGCCTTGGCGTCGCTCGCCGACGGGGCCTGCTTGAGGAACGTCACGAAGTGCGTGTCGCCGGGGTGCATCGGGAAGGGCGTCGCGTCGACGATGGTGCGCAGCTCGGGCGCGGTCCGGACGAAAGTCGTGCACTCGAAACCGAACTCGTTCTCGAACGCCTGCTCCATCGCGCTCTCGAC
Proteins encoded in this window:
- a CDS encoding DUF1697 domain-containing protein, which translates into the protein MSVRVGFLRAVNVGRRRVPMSRLVTVCEGLGYADVWTYVNSGNVVVDAPGSRAAVESAMEQAFENEFGFECTTFVRTAPELRTIVDATPFPMHPGDTHFVTFLKQAPSASDAKALQALSNEFDTLVVSGAEVHWHMPGTSTDSLLVKRHWDRILGPLSSTSRNVTMLTKLVAKLDAA